ACAGACAGTTGGGGCTTGTAATGGACTTGCGATTGTATCTGTCAGATACACTGTGAGAAGGAAAGAGGACAACAAGTTGTGGATGGAGGGCAGTTTGAGAGTCATTTGTTTCGTGTGGTGCGGCAAGGCAGATTTATGCTCAATGTTCATATAGCTGTCGCTTCATCCTTTTTTGTTGCCCATATTGTTGTCAACCGCAGGGCAAAATATCttcaagaagaagaagaagtgaaACCAAATTACAGAcactacacacacaaactAAATTAATTAACTACAATAAGTGAAATTTCATTAGCAGCCGAGTGGCATCTGTCGAAAAAGatgaagagagagaaaaagatgCCAAGTAAATAAACatgcaacaaacaacaaagtTAAAGTTCTTGATTccgctgtctctctctctctctccctctctaaGGAAGTGGATGTTGCCCTTTTGACTTTTGTTACCTTAGGGCTCCGCGATGACTTCCTAATTCGTTGTTAATATGTTTTACCTGAAGCCATCGTTCGAAGTTTGGCAACAGTTTGTTAGAGGATGGGGTCAATTTTTGGTGTGCGTTTTCGTCGTGATAATAGAGAAATAATTCACAACTTGTTCTAGCGTGCAGTGCTATGAAGTGTCTAACTTATGATAAGGTCGATAGAAAGTCCACCGTTTGCTAAATTGAATGTTTGTTGATAAAGTAATATCTTATCTTAtaattttgtatacccttgcagagtgtattataaaattctcgACACCATAAATAGATATTGTAGTAATATCAGAGCCAAGTTTATACTTCGGGGTACTTATTACCCCTTATGATAAACTCCAATAAGATCTCCTGTGCAATACATAGATCTTAAGATAAAGATAACGGCTCTTTCACAAAGAGACAGACAATCTTGAATTACGAGAGAAATCAAATAAAGAGACATTCTTTGAGTGACAATTAATCAGAAAtattgatcagcatgagaaacTGAGTCGAtaaagccatgtccgtctgttcgtCCGTCGGTCGGTTCGTATACACTCTACGCCGCCAATTTAAAAGCCATTGGAATTAAACTTGGTATTTAAGGCACATATTTGTAGTCTGTTTGAggtgaaatataaaaatcgtgtggatcggaccactatatacatagtcaatataaatcgattCTGAGTACCTTTGATGGTTTTGTTtctgtattgatgaattgagtaaCTATAAATTTACCTAATAGAAAGCTCGACAGTCAATAGAGTAGGGCAGACGCTTTGAGCTTACTCACAGAAAAACAGTTTGTAAATTCAAAAGAGATATACATATCTGGCatattatttgttttcctgatttttattatttctatcTTCTCTTTGGTTCCTGTTTagaaattttgttatttaatcACTTTTTATACTTGAGAATTTAGATAGATCCATGAACGATAGGCAGGTACATAAGAGTAGACGGATGGCTCACCAGCTGTGCCACAATTATATCCCCAAGATACAACGCCAAAGAGTTTGCCATCCACGGACAGGGGACCACCAGAATCTCCTTGGCATGCACCCACCAATCCACTCCTATTTCCTGCGCAAAGCTTTCGATCCATAATGTCAGGAATTATCTTATTACAATATAACCGACCCCAAATTGGAACCTGGGCGGATCTCAGGAATGTTTGCACATCGAGCTTCTTATTTATGGCACCAAATCCGCTCACAGTTCCCACCTTATTTCCCGGATATTCGGAATCGGAATCTGCCAATGGAATCTTTTGCACCTTACCGTCGAACTTTACAGGGCTACTCAAACGAACCAATGCAATGTCGTAATCCCACTGCCCAGGTATGAACTGTGAATGGTTAATAAGTTCAGCAACATCGAGAACTTGTCCAACGAGACTATTCAGATCGTTTATGCCTGCAATAACATTCATTTGGCTTGGTTGATAGCCCCAAGTGCAATGAGCAGCAGTTAGGACGATTGTCTCTGAGATCAAAGCACCGCCACAATGACGAAATCCATTCAGGGTCAAGGCCACTACATACGGAACCTGTCCTGGTCCTGAAATTTGACCACCAATGGTACGCAACATACTAGCATCAAAAGTGGCAACAGAGCAGATGCTATTACTTAGTAGAGCAACTAGCAGGCAAAGTAAAGTTGCATCTTTATTAGGCGTCGACATAGTGAGATACGACTGCATTGATTTTTCCTAAAGAAAAGTACAAGtaaaactaaaattgtttTACAGATTACTAACAATCTCAAATAATAGTGTTAAAGCGAGTGAAAATTATCACATAATACTTTAATGTGAATTTCATAGATAAAATCCATAGCAAATTGTCACAGGTAAATAATGTGATATCCAAATAACACATTACTTTGCATAGTGGCCATTTAATGATTTAAAGTataccaaaagaaaaagaggaaTCTAGACAAATGTACATAGCTGGTTTCTATTTAACATCATCAAATGTAATCATTATAAACtaagataaaaataaatatatatagtttgtAAACCTAGATCGACATATTTGCATCTATCCACTGACGAAAGCGAGGCACATATGAAAAGACGGACGGATAAAATGGTATGCCACACCCAAATCCAAATGAATAGACCGCAAAAAGAGTGCCATTGATAGTTAAAGGGCCACCGGAATCACCTCTGCATGGACCCTTTTGTCCAAGCGGATCCCCTGCGCAAATCATACGTTCCGTTATTTCAGGAAAATACTTGAAAGTGCAAATTTTTGGACCCCATAGTTCAATATGTGCGAATTTTAGATGACTTTGCGTATCGCCATTTGGGTTGATTTCACCGAATCCGCTGGTAAGTGCTTCCGCACCTTCTGGATACTTGTAATCGGCAGCAACCATGGCAATCGTTTGGACATTCGCATTCAATAAAGCTGGTTTACTTAGGCGAAGCAATGCAATATCGTAATCCAATGTCTCCATGTTAAATCTTGGATGAATGATGAATTTTTTAGCATCAAAAGTTTGTCCATTGTTAGCCTCGTTTAAGTCAATGACACCAGCAATAACCTTAAACTTGGTGACGGCTTCCCCCTGAAGGCAGTGGGCAGCGGTAAGGACAAGTGTCTCTGTGATCAAGGAACCGCTACATCGGCACCCGCCTACAAAGCCATTCATTTGCAAACAAACGTGATAGGGAATCTGTCCTGCACTAGCATTTTGACCGCCAATGATACCAACTTGCTTAATATCTAGGGCAGCAGCAAACACCAATTCACTACTACTGATAATGAGCAGGAGACAAAAAGCAGGAACCACACTTTTAATTGACAACATGGTAAAAGTTGACTGAAAGAATCACATCAAATAGAACGCCACTTATATAGAATCGACagatttaaattatataactGTGTTAAAACGCATTTAATTTGCGAAACTAATTCTTTTACAAACAGGAAACACAATTTTCTAATAATAACCGTAATTCTAATTAAGAATGGTTCAAAACCATGATATTTATGGCCGAGCAATGGCGATTGGTCCGTCTACCTGATCACCTAGACATCAAAGGCTATATGAGCTAGAGGCAGCAAATTTGGTAGATAGATTGATGTATTATGTATTATGTATTAAGAAAAATTCAATCGTGTGAACGAAAATACGTTATTTGCAAAGTTCGATAAGTTCGAAAAGTTCGATGAACTTTCACTTAAAGAAAGCGAACGAGTTggatacaaaaacaaaataatttgatAATTATTGTGAGTTTATGAGGAATCTGCTAAGAAGaacgtttttgttttagacATTAAGATTTTGATCTATCCACCCACGAACATGAGTCACCGATGTAAAAACGGACGGCCGATACACTGCGCCACATCCGAAAATCCACGATGCAACTCCCATTAGTATGCCATTTACAATTAAAGGTCCACCCGAATCTCCTTGACACGTGCCTCGTCCACGCGGATCTCCTGCACAAATCATGCGGTCCGTTATGAAAGGAAGATTGTAATTATTGCAATAATTACGACTCCATAGCTGAATATCGGCATATATCAGACGACTTTGCTTATTTTCGAACTGATCTATGCCACCGAAACCGCAGATAGTGGCGAAATTTGCTGGGTTGTCGACACCGGGATAGCCCATTGCAATTGTTTGTACATATTCATTAAATTCAACTTGTCCATTTAGCCAAAGCAATCCAATATCGTAGTCCCTGCTCTCGTAGTTGAAGTTTGGATGAATAATGaattttttaacattaaaGGTTTGTCCGTAGCCATAACTTAAATCGGAGGTGCCGATAATAACTTTCATCGTAATGATATGTTGCCCCACAAAGCAGTGGGCAGCGGTAAGGACAACTGACTGTGAGATCAAGGAACCACCACATTGAAGAACGCCATTCACAAGCAAGGCAGCCATATGGGGAAATTGTCCTGCACGAGCGAATTCCCCTCCAATGACGGCTTCAGCGA
The nucleotide sequence above comes from Drosophila willistoni isolate 14030-0811.24 chromosome 2L unlocalized genomic scaffold, UCI_dwil_1.1 Seg72.1, whole genome shotgun sequence. Encoded proteins:
- the LOC26529531 gene encoding vitellin-degrading protease, with the protein product MLSIKSVVPAFCLLLIISSSELVFAAALDIKQVGIIGGQNASAGQIPYHVCLQMNGFVGGCRCSGSLITETLVLTAAHCLQGEAVTKFKVIAGVIDLNEANNGQTFDAKKFIIHPRFNMETLDYDIALLRLSKPALLNANVQTIAMVAADYKYPEGAEALTSGFGEINPNGDTQSHLKFAHIELWGPKICTFKYFPEITERMICAGDPLGQKGPCRGDSGGPLTINGTLFAVYSFGFGCGIPFYPSVFSYVPRFRQWIDANMSI
- the LOC6646222 gene encoding trypsin-1, which encodes MQSYLTMSTPNKDATLLCLLVALLSNSICSVATFDASMLRTIGGQISGPGQVPYVVALTLNGFRHCGGALISETIVLTAAHCTWGYQPSQMNVIAGINDLNSLVGQVLDVAELINHSQFIPGQWDYDIALVRLSSPVKFDGKVQKIPLADSDSEYPGNKVGTVSGFGAINKKLDVQTFLRSAQVPIWGRLYCNKIIPDIMDRKLCAGNRSGLVGACQGDSGGPLSVDGKLFGVVSWGYNCGTAGEPSVYSYVPAYRSWIYLNSQV